Proteins co-encoded in one Garra rufa chromosome 7, GarRuf1.0, whole genome shotgun sequence genomic window:
- the LOC141338591 gene encoding uncharacterized protein yields the protein MTDPDPCGIKQEDTEQQIDLIEKNKEMKELIEKRENHHVKTEETSWSSSLKIRDTIWPQCEKSVPCKQTLDINIKCHLEGQLYACDQCEKTFTIKGNLTKHMNIHTVDKLYTCGQCGKSFRLKGTLKRHMNIHGGEKPYTCVQCGQSFRQKSTLNKHTRIHTGEKPYTCDRCGKGFSRKEYRDAHLKTHTGEMLCTCDQCGKSFTHKGALNRHIKIHTGEKPYTCNQCGNSFRFQQSLNEHLMIHTGEKPHACNQCGKSFRIKVSLERHRNIHTGVKPHTCSQCGKSFRLKSLLENHMTVHTGEKPHTCGQCGKSFRLKSTLENHMTIHTGEKPHTCGQCGKSFRLKSTLENHMTIHTGEKPHTCGQCGKSFRHIGTLYKHTQIHTGDKPYICDQCGKSFRLKENCDAHLKTHTGQKPCTCDHCGKSFARKEYLNAHLKTHTGEKPYTCDQCGKSLTHKGGLKKHMRIHTGEKPYTCDQCGKSFTQTGGLNKHMRIHTGEKPYTCDQCGKSFTHKGGLKKHMKIHTGEKPYTCDQCGKCFRLKVILERHMNIHTMTTPYTCNQCGKSFRLKIILERHMNIHSGKKPYTCGECKRGFRLKATLNQHMKIHTGEKPYTCEQCGKSFRQKTTLDRHTRIHTGEKPYTCDQCGKSFRRKENCNAHLKIHTGQKPFTCDQCGKSFTQKGALNKHMRIHTEKKPYTCGQCGKCFILKVILEKHMNIHTRKTPYTCDQCGKSFRLKVILERHMSIHTGKKPYTCGQCKRGFRLKATLNQHMKIHTGERPYTCEQCGKSFRQKTTHDRHKWIHTGEKPYTCDQCGKSFRRKEYLNAHLKTHTGEKPYTCDQCGKSLTHKGGLKKHMRIHTGEKPYTCDQCGNSFTQTGGLNKHMRIHTGEKPYTCDQCEMSFKKYGDFTKHRLTHPRKRPQNFDQISRKSFRAEVLEDHLKGHTKEKQPFDCHSCGKRFTQLSSLVSHKLHVCVSEIKVSSSSSEPVSPSVMVNID from the exons ATGACTGATCCAGATCCCTGCGGAATAAAACAGGAAGATACTGAACAACAAATAG ACCTGATAGAAAAGAACAAGGAGATGAAGGAACTGATTGAAAAGAGGGAGAACCATCATGTTAAAACTGAAGAAACATCTTGGAGTTCTTCATTAAAAATAAGAGACACAATCtggcctcagtgtgaaaagagtgtCCCATGCAAGCAAACTCTTGATATTAACATCAAATGTCATCTTGAAGGGCAGCTGtatgcatgtgatcaatgtgaAAAGACTTTCACAATTAAAGGAAACCTTACGAAACACATGAATATCCACACAGTGGATAAGCTATACACATGTGGTCAATGTGGGAAGAGCTTCAGACTAAAAGGAACCCTCAAAAGACACATGAATATCCACGGTGGGGAAAAGCCATACACATGTGTTCAGTGTGGACAGAGCTTCAGACAAAAATCTACTCTTAATAAACACAcaaggatccacactggagagaagccctacACGTGTGATCGGTGTGGAAAGGGATTCAGTCGAAAAGAATATCGTGATGCACACTTAAAAACCCACACTGGAGAGATGCTGTgcacgtgtgatcagtgtgggaagagtttcacacataAAGGAGCCCTTAATAGACACATaaagatccacactggagagaagccgtacacaTGTAATCAGTGTGGGAACAGTTTCAGATTTCAGCAGTCTCTCAATGAACACctgatgatccacactggagagaagccacaTGCATGtaatcagtgtgggaagagtttcagaaTAAAAGTATCACTTGAAAGACACAGGAATATCCACACTGGGGTGAAGCCACACACATGTAGtcagtgtgggaagagcttcAGACTAAAATCCCTACTTGAAAATCACATGACTGTCCACACTGGGGAGAAGCCGCacacatgtggtcagtgtgggaagagcttcAGACTAAAATCAACACTTGAAAATCACATGACTATCCACACTGGGGAGAAGCCGCACACTTGTGGtcagtgtgggaagagcttcAGACTAAAATCAACACTTGAAAATCACATGACTATCCACACTGGGGAGAAGCCGCacacatgtggtcagtgtgggaagagcttcAGACATATAGGTACCctttacaaacacacacagatccaCACTGGAGATAAGCCATACatatgtgatcagtgtgggaagagtttcagactAAAAGAAAACTGTGATGCACACCTAAAAACACACACTGGACAGAAGCCGTGCACATGTGATCATTGTGGCAAGAGTTTTGCACGAAAAGAATATCTTAATGCACACCTAAAaacccacactggagagaagccgtacacatgtgatcagtgtgggaagagtctTACACATAAAGGAGGCCTTAAAaaacacatgaggatccacactggagagaaaccatacacatgtgatcaatgtggcaaGAGTTTCACACAAACAGGAGGCCTTAACaaacacatgaggatccacactggagagaagccgtacacatgtgatcagtgtgggaagagtttcacacacaAAGGAGGCCTTAAAAAACACAtgaagatccacactggagagaagccgtatacatgtgatcagtgtggcaAGTGCTTCAGACTAAAAGTAATTCTTGAAAGACACATGAATATTCACACTATGACGACGCCATACACATGTAAtcagtgtgggaaaagtttcagactgaaaataatacttgaaagACACATGAATATCCACTCTGGGAAGAAGCCGTACACATGTGGTGAATGTAAAAGAGGCTTCAGACTAAAAGCAACCCTCAATCAACACATGAAAatacacactggagagaaaccctacacatgtgagcagtgtgggaagagtttcagacaAAAAACTACCCTTGATAGGCACACAAGGatccatactggagagaagccctacacatgcgatcagtgtgggaagagtttcagacgAAAAGAAAACTGCAATGCACACCTAAAAATACACACTGGACAGAAgccgttcacatgtgatcagtgtgggaagagtttcacacaaaaaggagcccttaacaagcacatgagaatccacactgAAAAGAAGCCATacacatgtggtcagtgtggaaagtgCTTCATACTAAAAGTAATACTAGAAAAACACATGAATATCCACACTAGGAAGACACcatacacatgtgatcaatgtgggaaaaGTTTCAGACTAAAAGTAATACTTGAAAGACACATGAGTATCCACACTGGCAAGAAGCCGTACACATGTGGTCAATGTAAAAGAGGCTTCAGACTAAAAGCAACCCTTAATCAACACAtgaaaatccacactggagagagacccTACACATGTGagcagtgtgggaagagtttcagacaAAAAACTACCCATGATAGGCACAAATGGatccatactggagagaagccctacacatgcgatcagtgtgggaagagtttcagaaGAAAAGAATACCTTAATGCACACTTAAAAacccacacaggagagaagccgtacacatgtgatcagtgtgggaagagtctCACACATAAAGGAGGCCTTAAAaaacacatgaggatccacactggagagaagccatatacatgtgatcagtgtggaaataGTTTCACACAAACAGGAGgccttaacaagcacatgaggatccacactggagagaagccgtacacatgtgatcagtgtgaaaTGAGTTTTAAAAAATATGGCGATTTTACAAAACATCGGCTTACTCACCCTAGAAAAAGACCACAAAACTTTGATCAAATCAGCAGAAAATCTTTTAGGGCAGAGGTCCTGGAGGACCATCTGAAAGGTCATACAAAGGAGAAGCAGCCGTTTGACTGCCATTCATGTGGGAAGAGATTCACTCAATTATCTTCTTTAGTCTCTCATAAATTACATGTCTGCGTGTCTGAAATCAAAGTAAGTAGTTCAAGTTCTGAACCTGTATCTCCAAGTGTGATGGTTAATATTGATTAA
- the LOC141338601 gene encoding uncharacterized protein, with protein sequence MTDPEPCRIKQEDTEQQIGLIEENKEIKELVEEGVNHHVKTEEISSSSMNHEHLKIHIGEKPYTCDQCGKGFRSKQTLNEHMRVHTGEKPYTCDQCGKSFRLKVVLKRHTNIHTGEKPYICDQCGKSFRRKENRDSHLKIHTGEKPYTCDQCGKSFTQKGTFNGHMRIHTGEMPYICDQCGKSFRLKENRDAHLKTHTGEKPYICDQCGKSFRRKENCDAHLKTHTGENPYTCDQCGKSFTQKGAFDGHMRIHTGEKPYICVQCGKSFTQNGGLNKHMRIHTGEKPYTCDQCGKSFTQKGGLYGHMRIHTEEKPYICEQCGKSFKIYSGLKKHRLTHLRKGLQNCDQSSRKSFRAEFLEDHLKGHTKEKQLYDCHSCGKRFTQLSSLISHKLHVCVSEMTVSS encoded by the exons ATGACTGATCCAGAACCCTGCAGAATAAAACAGGAAGATACTGAACAGCAAATAG GCCTGATAGAAGAGAACAAGGAGATTAAAGAACTGGTTGAAGAGGGGGTAAACCATCATGTAAAAACTGAAGAAATCTCTTCATCCTCCATGAACCATGAACATCTAAAAATCCACattggagagaagccgtacacatgtgatcagtgtggaaagggtttcagaTCTAAGCAAACCCTCAACGAacacatgagagtccacactggagagaagccatatacatgtgatcagtgtgggaagagtttcagactAAAAGTAGTGCTTAAAAGACACACAaatatccacactggagagaagccatacatatgtgatcaatgtgggaagagtttcagacgAAAAGAAAACCGTGATTCTCACCTaaaaatccacactggagaaaagccgtacacatgtgatcagtgtgggaagagtttcacacaaaaaGGAACCTTTAATggacacatgaggatccacactggagagatgCCATACATATGTGaccaatgtgggaagagtttcagactAAAAGAAAACCGTGATGCACACCTAAAaacccacactggagaaaagccatacatatgcgatcagtgtgggaagagtttcagacgAAAAGAAAACTGTGATGCACACCTAAAAacccacactggagagaatccgtacacatgtgatcaatgtggaaagagttttacacaaaAAGGAGCATTTGATggacacatgaggatccacactggagagaagccatacaTATGTgttcagtgtgggaagagtttcactcaaaatggaggccttaacaaacacatgaggatccacactggagagaagccgtacacatgtgatcagtgtgggaaaagtttcacACAAAAAGGAGGCCTTTATggacacatgaggatccacactgaaGAGAAGCCATACATATGtgaacagtgtgggaagagttttaaaatatacagtgGTTTAAAAAAACATCGGCTTACTCATCTTAGAAAAGGACTACAAAACTGTGATCAAAGCAGCAGAAAATCTTTTAGGGCAGAGTTCCTGGAGGACCATCTGAAAGGTCATACAAAGGAGAAGCAGCTGTATGACTGCCATTCATGTGGGAAGAGATTCACTCAATTATCTTCTTTAATCTCGCATAAATTACATGTCTGCGTGTCTGAAATGACAGTAAGTAGTTAA
- the LOC141338597 gene encoding uncharacterized protein, producing MTDPEPCRIKEEDTEQQIGLIEENKEIKELVEEGVNHHVKTEEISSSSFIQKDQIWPQCEKILSCKENHEHLNIHTGEKPYTCHQCGKSFTQKGGLNKHMTIHTGEKPYTCDQCGKSFRLKENRDAHLKTHTGEKPYTCDQCGKSFTQKGTFNGHMRIHTREKPYTCHQCGKSFTQKGGLNKHMTIHTGEKPYTCDQCGKSFRRKENRDSHLKIHTGEKPYTCDQCGKSFRLKESRDSHLKIHTGEKLYTCDQCGKSFRLKENHDAHLKTHFGENPYTCDQCGKSFRRKESRDSHLKIHTGEKPYTCDQCGKSFRLKVVLKRHINIHTGEKPYTCDQCGKSFRLKENRDAHLKTHFVEKPYTCDQCGKGFTQNGGLNKHMMIHTGEKPYTCDQCGKSFRRKENRDSHLKIHTGEKPYTCDQCGKSFRRKEHRDAHLKTHFGEKLYTCDQCGKSFRLKENRDAHLKTHFGEEPYTCDQCGKSFTQKGGLNKHMRIHTGEMPYTCDQCGKIFRRKENRDSHLKIHTGEKPYSCDQCGKSFRLKVVLKRHTNIHTGEKPYTCDQCGKSFTQKVSLYGHMRIHTEEKPYTCDQCGMSFKIYSGLKKHRLTHLTKGQHNCDQSSRKSFRAEFLEDHLKGHTKEKQPYDCHSCGKRFTQLSSLVSHKLHVCVSEIKVSSSSSEPVSPSVMVNND from the exons ATGACTGATCCAGAACCCTGCAGAATAAAAGAGGAAGATACTGAACAGCAAATAG gcCTGATAGAAGAGAACAAGGAGATTAAAGAACTGGTTGAAGAGGGGGTGAACCATCATGTAAAAACTGAAGAAATCTCTTCATCCTCATTCATACAAAAAGACCAAATAtggcctcagtgtgaaaagattctTTCATGCAAGGAAAACCATGAACATCTAaatatccacactggagaaaagccgtaCACATGtcatcagtgtgggaagagtttcactcaaaaaggaggccttaacaaacacatgacgatccacactggagagaagccgtatacatgtgatcagtgtgggaagagtttcagactAAAAGAAAACCGTGATGCACACCTAAAaacccacactggagaaaagccgtacacatgtgatcagtgtgggaagagttttacacaAAAAGGTACATTTAATggacacatgaggatccacactagAGAAAAGCCGTACACATGtcatcagtgtgggaagagtttcactcaaaaaggaggCCTAAACAAACACATGacgatccacactggagagaagccatatacatgtgatcagtgtgggaagagtttcagacgAAAAGAAAACCGTGATTCACACCTaaaaatccacactggagagaagccgtatacatgtgatcaatgtgggaagagtttcagactAAAAGAAAGCCGCGATTCACACTTaaaaatccacactggagaaaagctgtacacatgtgatcagtgtgggaagagtttcagactTAAAGAAAACCATGATGCACACCTTAAAACCCACTTTGGAGAGAATCCTtatacatgtgatcagtgtgggaagagtttcagacgAAAAGAAAGCCGCGATTCACACCTaaaaatccacactggagagaagccatacacatgtgatcagtgtgggaagagtttcagactAAAAGTAGTGCTTAAAAGACACATAAACATCCACACTGGTGAGAAGccgtacacatgtgatcagtgtgggaagagtttcagactAAAAGAAAACCGTGATGCACACCTAAAAACCCACTTTGTAGAAAAGCcatacacatgtgatcagtgtgggaagggTTTCACTCAAAATGGAGGCCTTAACAAACACatgatgatccacactggagagaagccatacacatgtgatcagtgtgggaagagtttcagacgAAAAGAAAACCGTGATTCACACCTaaaaatccacactggagagaagccatacacatgtgatcagtgtgggaagagtttcagacgAAAAGAACACCGTGATGCACACCTAAAAACCCACTTTGGAGAAAAGctgtacacatgtgatcagtgtgggaagagtttcagactAAAAGAAAACCGTGATGCACACCTAAAAACCCACTTTGGAGAAGAGCcatacacatgtgatcagtgtgggaagagtttcactcaaaaaggaggccttaacaaacacatgaggatccacacagGAGAGATGCCATACACATGCGATCAGTGTGGGAAGATTTTCAGACGAAAAGAAAACCGTGATTCACACCTAAAAAtacacactggagaaaagccgtactcatgtgatcaatgtgggaagagtttcagactAAAAGTAGTCCTTAAAAGACACACAAATatacacactggagagaagccgtacacatgtgatcagtgtggcaAGAGTTTTACACAAAAGGTTTCACTTTATggacacatgaggatccacactgaagagaagccatacacatgtgatcagtgtggaatgagttttaaaatatacagtgGTTTAAAAAAACATCGGCTTACTCATCTTACAAAAGGACAACACAACTGTGATCAAAGCAGCAGAAAATCTTTTAGGGCAGAGTTCCTGGAGGACCATCTGAAAGGTCATACAAAGGAGAAGCAGCCGTATGACTGCCATTCATGTGGGAAGAGATTCACTCAATTATCTTCTTTAGTCTCTCATAAATTACATGTCTGCGTGTCTGAAATCAAAGTAAGTAGTTCAAGTTCTGAACCTGTATCTCCAAGTGTGATGGTTAATAATGATTGA